GGCGAGTCGGCGCCGTGAAGGCCAACCGCTGACTTTCGCGCGGGGCCAGCAGGCGACTAGCGAGCAGGATCTTGTTCGACTCGGGCACGTAGTGCCGCGCGGCGGCGCCGGGCTGCGTGGCGCCCGACTCGGCCAAGACGCCGACTTCTTCCATGGCGCCCGGCTCGGTGATCACCAGGTTGTGCGGCATGATATCGCCGTTGTCGAAGATGATTTCGACCGGCCGTCCGGCCTGCACGACCAACTGATCTTGATCGTAGCGCATCTGGTCGGTGACAGTTCCGAGACGCAACACCTTGACGCCTAGTTCGCCGAGTTTTCGCCGCGCTTCCTGGCCTTGCTCGCTGGGCAGCAGGCTCGACAGGCGATCTCCCAGTTGCACCGCATCGAGCGCGGCGGGCGTGGTGCGGTCGGCGGTTGGAAGTTTGGCCAAATAGGCCAAAACGCCGTCGATTAGCGCGGGGGCCTCCGCCACCGGCCATTCATCGGTTGGGATTTTCAAAAGTGACGCCAGTGCGGCGGGCCGTTCTTGATCGTCGGCGACAAAGCGCGATATGGATCGAAACGCCGCCGCTTCCTGGCCGCGCACCGTGGTCATGGCGTTCATTGCCGCACGCCGGATCGCGCTTTCTAGCGAGCCGGCGCCGATCGCCAGTTCGATTCTGGGTTTGGCTGGCAGGTCGGTTTGCTGGAAAACGACTTGCCGTTGATCGTTGAGCCCCTGCGCCGTGAAGCCTTCGAGACGCTTGCCCAGGTCGCCGTCCGCACGGTTGAACACGACGATCGACTCGACGGGAGACGGCGAGCCCAGATCGACCTCCCACCAGGGATTGGGGGTGTTCTCCTCGGTGTGCGTTTGACCGCCCGCGCCATAAACACTCGACTTCTTGCCGTCGATGCCGCGACTTGCCTCGCCGCCATGCGCGGTGCTGCTTTGCGAGGCCTTGCCGGAGCGGGCAATGTTCTTGCCGCCGGAAAGCACTTCCACCTCGGCCAACGTGAGCGTGCGCTCGCGGCCAGGGAGTTCGATGCGGACATAGCGGATATTGGGCGTCTTGGCGGCGCTGTCCGCCAGTTCTCCGGGCAGTCCGTCGACGAGCGCCGCAACCTGCGGATAGAGCGCGGCTCGTTGATTGGGATTGCGAATCAGCGGCATTGCGGTCGCCAGATCCAGAAGGGCCGCTGGCGAGCGGCTGGCAAGCTGCCATGTCGGTCCGGCATCGGCATCGGAGGCGACCAGGGCCGCCAAGCCAAGTTGCCGTGTCAGCGCATGCTTGCCGGTGGTGGCGAGTTTTTCAATTTCTGCTCGCAGGCGCGAGAGTGTGGCCGAATCGCGGTCGGTGAGCAGTCGCGCCAGATCGAACAGCACGCTGTCGTCTGCGATATCGTCGGGCGTGTCGAGCGCGCGAATCGCCTCGATGAGCGCGGCGCCCTCGTCTTGCTGTTGCGCCGTCGCCAATGTCTTCAGTCCCGCCAGGCGATGCTCGTCGCGCACACCGGGCCGGAACAACAGCTCGCGGGCGACGTCGGTCGTACGATCCAACTTGAGCAGATCGTCGGTGCTTACATTGCGCAGGAAGTAGCGAGAGCCAGCGGGCGTGGTGAACTCGATGCGGCGCCCCTGAGCGATGGCCTCTTTCACATACGGCGATAGCGCCTTCATCGTTTCGCCACGCACGAAATCGAGATAGCGATCGGTGGGTTGATCGGCGGAAACTAGCGCCACCTCGACAGCCTCGGCCTGCGGAAAGAAGCTGGCGGCGCGCACCGCTTCGAGTCGCACGCGCGGGTGCGGATCGGCAGCGAGGGTCTTGAGCCGCTCCAGCGCGTCGGAGATTCCGTCGCGCCAATAACAAAGCACGCGCGTAGCCGCGGCGCGGGCGCGAAAGTCTTTGCTCGCCAACACGGCGGCGAGCAGCTCAGGGTCGATGACGTTGTGGCTTTGGTGGAGCCACAGCCCTTCTAGGCGGTGATGCTCGTAGTTGGGATCGGCGGTGTCGAGCTTGGCCAGCCAGTCCTTGGCGGCGCGAATCACTTCGTCGCTGTCGCGGGCGGCCAACTCGATACGGGCGCGATAGCGGACGCGGTCTTCTGGCTCTTTGAGCACATCGAGCAGACGCGCGATCGGCTCGCCGGCGATCTTGATCGGTGGCGACAGCGGGCGGTCCTTGGCGGTGACGCGATAGACGCGGCCATGTTCGCGGTCGCGACTGGGATCGCGGAGGTTGTGCTGCATGTGGCCGATGATCGGGTTGTGCCAATCCAAGAAGTAGATGGCGCCATCGGGCCCGACCTTCATATCCGAAGGGCGAAAGTTAGGATCGGTGGAGCTGAGCAGCGGTTCGGCCTCGACCGCGCTGAAGCTGGCGCCATCGTCGCTAAGCTTGTACTGCAGGATGCCTTGAAAGCCGATCACGTTGCCAACCAGCAAGTTGCCTTGCATCTCGTCGGGAAAATGCTTGCTCGACAGGATCTCCATTCCGGGGCAGGGCCGCGTTCGTTGTTGGTACACCTGCGGCGGAGCGGCGTGTTTGTGGGGATACTCCAGGCGGCCGGAAAAGAGGGCGGCGTGGTAGGGCTGCGAGCCGGTGCCGTCGACCACGATGTCTTGCCCCCAACGATCGAAGACGTGGCCGTGCGGATTGGCGAAACCGAAGGTGACGTAGACTTCGAACTTTTGCAGGCGGGGCGAGTAGCGATAGACGCCGGCGTTGGCACAACGCTCAGTGGGGCCTTGTGGCCGTTCGACCTGCGTTTGATGGAATGTTCCTTCTTGAAAGTACACCGCGCCCCCCGGATCGAGCACAAAGCTGTTGGCCGCGTGGTGAGTGTCTGCTGAGTCGAGGGCCCCCAGCACTCGCTCGCGCAGGTCGGCCTTGCCGTCGCCGTCGGTGTCTTTGAGGTACATGAGATTGGGCTGCTGCGCGATGAGCACGCCGCCGTTGTAGAACTCAAAACCGGTCGGACAGTGCAAGTGGTCCGCGTAGGTGTCGCAGCGATCGGCTTGTCCGTCGCCATCGGTATCGGAAAAGATCAAGAGCTTATCGTTCATCGGCTCTTTGGGCTTCCAGTGCGGATAGGTGGGCCAAACCGCTACCCACAACCGCCCAGCGGTGTCCCAACTCATCTGCACCGGATTGACGAGTTCTGGAAACAGCTCTTCCGAGGCGAAGAGGTTCACGGCCAAGCCATTGGCCACGGTCATTTTGGCGAGCGACTCTTTGCCTCCCAGAAAGACGTGCTTGCCCCCCGGCAATGGCCCTGGCTTGTTGGTCACCACCGGAATGAACGGCGGCGTGTTGGAGTCGTCCACCTGTAGATCACTGCCGGCAGCCACGGCCCACACGCGGGCATCGCGATTAGCGGTCATCACGTCGAGGACTTCCATCTCGCGCTGGGCAACTTCAAGATTGGTCTGGCCGTCGACGAATTTGAGGTCTGCCCGCAGGCCAAAGACAGAGTAACCGTCGACGGTGCGATAGCGCATGAACCAATGGAAGTTTTTGTCGAGCACCGCTTGCCGCAACCTGGCGAGCGCGGTTGGCTCGCTGTTGGCGGTTGGCTCGCCAAATAGCGCCTGATCGATGATGCGAGCAACGGCTTCATTGCCGCGGGAATTGAGATGGATGCCGTTGATCGTCCGATGCTCGCCGCTCTTGGGGTATGCGGCCTGAGTGGCGTGAAATAGATCGACAAACGGCACGCCCTGTGATTTGCAAACCTCGGCCATGGCCTGCGTGTAGAGCGCCAAGCGCTGATTGTTCTCACGGCCGTCGGGTAGATTGCGATCTTTCAGGTCTTCGTGCGCGATGGGAGAAAACACGATCAACCGCGGCGCGCTCTTGCCGTCGTACTTGGCGCCTTTGGTCTCTTGTATGAACTGCGTCAGTTCCTCCTTGAATTGGGCCAAGCCCGATTGGCCAGCGAACGACTCGCTATAGCCGAAGAAGGCAAGCACCACGTTGGTTTTGGTTCGCGTGAGCCACTCTTCGGGCGTGCCAAAGCGCGCCGAGCGACGTCGCATTTTCACCTCGTCGCCGTTGAAGCCGAGGTTGCGGAACGAGAGTTGATGCTTGGGAAAGCGCTGTTGGATCAGGGTTTCCAGCCAGCCATCGTGCTGCATCCGTTCGGGCAGTCCGCCGCCGATCAGGCTGATGTGATCGCCGGGCTGAAGCTCCAGTCGCGGCGCTTCGGCGGCCATGGCAGAGCCAGCGGTGAGCAGGATCAACAGGCAAAGCGCGGAGGCGAAACACATATCAAAGACTCGGCCGGTGGGTGGGAAGGATTGGCGGGAGGGCAATCTCACTAGCTTATCGCGAATAAGGGTGAGAATCAGCCTTTTTTTTGCCGCGCGCCGCGCTGCGCCGATTTTGGCCCGATTTTCTGTCTACGGTCGGGCGCCAATTCGAGTTCGCGTTTCTGACGCAGGCCGATTACGGCACGTCGGCGGCTTGGGCGCGCGGCGGAATGGGCACATGCGCGCGCGTCAGCTTGCGGCGCAGATAACGGCGGCAAGGCTCCTCGAACCAGCGGTTCATTGCCAGCGACGCGATGATGAGAATGATGGTCAACCAGATCAAGAACTGCCACGGTGTACCGACCATCTCGGTTGAGAATTTAGAGAAATCGACCGGCGCGACCGCACTGGGATCGGTCGCCGCCTTGACGGCCTCATCGTGTTCGATGATGGCCTTGCCACCGAGCGCAAACCAGGTGGCGATCATGCCATAGCCGATGAACGCCGCGTGCAAGATGTAGATGCAATAGGTCGAGTTGCCGAGCGCCACCAAGGGCCTGCGCGAGAAGAACCAGCCGAGTGGTCCGCCTCCCATCGCCAGATCGTAGACCGCTACGGCCACCAGCGGCATGAGCAGTCCGTTGTGCAACACGATGTAGGGCAGATAGTCGGTGAGCGACATGCCAATAAATACGGCCACCAGCGCCACGATTGCCAGCCAGCCTTTGCTGCTGCGCCCGGCGCGGGCGTTTTGCATGGCGTCGTAGGCGAACAGCTTGCCCATCAAGACGCCGGAGAAGAACTCGGGGAAGCGAACCAGCGGGTTGTACTTCATCACCCGCCACCAGGTTCCTTCTTCGATGTAGGTCATGGTCGTTAGGCCATCGGGATTGATCAACACATAGAGCACAGCGGGCACTACCGCCCAGGCGTAACAAATGGCGAAAAGCGCCCAGATTTGCGGACGCGTGCGGCGATCTACCCAGGTCAAAAGGAACGGAAAGACGACGTAAAAGAACGCCTCCGCGCTGAGGGTCCAGGCGGGCGGGTTCCAAGCGTTGGCCGCCTCTGGCCACCAGGCCTGCGCCAGGCCGAGTGTGGCGGCGATCATTGCCCACCACCGGCCGGTCGACATACCTCCCATGGTGGCTGTGACGAAAAAGAGCGGCAGGTAGAAGATGAGACCGAACAAGTAGACCGGATAGATACGAGCGAACCGCGACATCCAAAAACCGCGTGTCGAGACGCGGAACCGACCGTTTTCTTGCAGACAGGTGTACGCCAGCACGAAACCGGACAGCATGAAGAACAGATTCACGGCCGCGTAAGCGCCATGGATGATCGTGTGCAAGAAGAAGTTGCTGGTGAGATCGGCGGCGCCTTGCGCGTTCCACTCACGGAAGGCGGGCACGACTTGATCTTGAGGATTCTTGGGGGGCAAGGCGCCAAGGGCCATGATCATCTGCACATGGCAGATCACCACTAGCAGAGCGCCTGCTGAGCGGATGCCGGTCAGGGCATCAATCTGCGGTTTGGCCAAGTTGCCCGAAGTGACTGATACGCGCGCCAAGGCCTGGGAGGGATTGGATTGAGGGAGTTCATGCGCGGTCGCGCTCATGCAGTCATCCCAGGCGCGGCCGCGCCTCGCTACAATCGTGGAACACCCCGCAGTTTTCCGCCCCCCTTCCAAGGGTAGCGAATGGCGGGTGGCTTCGCATCTCTTTTTGCCAGTAGCAAGGATGGCGCCGCGCCTTGGCGGTCAAACATTGGCCCGACTCATTCGATGGCTTCATCACTCTGGGTTTCTTAGCCCTGGTGGCGCTGTTACCCGCGCTGGGCTACGTGTTCATGGTGGTGGACTTTCGCCGTTATTTGCGGTCGCTGCGAAGGCAATTGGTGCGGTTGGTGGGCATGAAGGAAGATGCGCCCTGGTGGGCGCAGCGTGAGAATCCGCCATGCCTGGCGGCATTCGACCTGCATTTTCCGTGCAGCGAGGAAGAGCTGAAGGCCTCGTATCGCGAGCGCGTGAAGCGATTGCACCCCGACCGTGGCGGCGATAAACGGCACTTTCTGCGCCTGCAAGCCAACTTTGAGCAGGCGCTGCGATTGATTCGCGAGGAGTCGCAGGGAGAGTAACACGATCGTTTGACTCTGCGTTGGTTTTTGCCTCAGGGCGCGTATAATCCCGATTCGCACGACGGAGCATCGCAAGGAGCGTAGCAGCGTTTTATGGCCAAAACCTCCCCCAAGGCCGCGCCTCGCAAGAGCCGCATTCTCATCGCCGACGACAACGCAACCAATGTGGAGTTGCTGGAAGTCTATTTGAGCGATCTGGATTGCGACACGGCGATTGCCGTGGATGGACGGGACACGCTGGAGAAGGTCGCCCAGTTTCGCCCCGATCTGATCTTGCTCGACATCATGATGCCCAAGCTCAGCGGCTTTGAGGTGGCCAAGCAGCTGAAAGGGGATCCGACCACTCGCGGCGTGATGATCTTGATGGTCACCGCGCTCAACGAGTTGGGAGACATCGAGCGCGCGGTGAACAGCGGCGCCGACGACTTCTTGAGCAAGCCGGTCAACAAGATGGAACTGCTTAAACGCGTGGAAAACATGCTGCGGCTGCGCCATGTGACCGACGAGCTGGAACGATTGCGCCAATACATTGAGACGATGGAAGACTCGGTCGGGCCAAAGAAGTAGTTTGGTCACAATAAGAGTCCGACCAACGGGGAAAGCTAGAACAACATGGCGATCAAACTCACTTGGTTGGGGCACGGCGCCTGGTCGATCGACAGCGGGGAGCATCGGCTGTTGCTCGATCCTTTTCTCGACGACAATCCCGCGGCGCCAGTCAAGTCGGATCAGGTCGCGGCCGATTTTATTCTGGTTTCTCACGGACACTTCGATCACGTGGCGGACGCGGCGAAGATCGCCGCTCGGACCGGCGCGACGGTGGTGAGCAACTGGGAAATTTGCGATTGGCTCGGCAAGCAAG
The sequence above is drawn from the Pirellulales bacterium genome and encodes:
- a CDS encoding acyltransferase, producing MSATAHELPQSNPSQALARVSVTSGNLAKPQIDALTGIRSAGALLVVICHVQMIMALGALPPKNPQDQVVPAFREWNAQGAADLTSNFFLHTIIHGAYAAVNLFFMLSGFVLAYTCLQENGRFRVSTRGFWMSRFARIYPVYLFGLIFYLPLFFVTATMGGMSTGRWWAMIAATLGLAQAWWPEAANAWNPPAWTLSAEAFFYVVFPFLLTWVDRRTRPQIWALFAICYAWAVVPAVLYVLINPDGLTTMTYIEEGTWWRVMKYNPLVRFPEFFSGVLMGKLFAYDAMQNARAGRSSKGWLAIVALVAVFIGMSLTDYLPYIVLHNGLLMPLVAVAVYDLAMGGGPLGWFFSRRPLVALGNSTYCIYILHAAFIGYGMIATWFALGGKAIIEHDEAVKAATDPSAVAPVDFSKFSTEMVGTPWQFLIWLTIILIIASLAMNRWFEEPCRRYLRRKLTRAHVPIPPRAQAADVP
- a CDS encoding J domain-containing protein, which produces MAVKHWPDSFDGFITLGFLALVALLPALGYVFMVVDFRRYLRSLRRQLVRLVGMKEDAPWWAQRENPPCLAAFDLHFPCSEEELKASYRERVKRLHPDRGGDKRHFLRLQANFEQALRLIREESQGE
- a CDS encoding response regulator, which translates into the protein MAKTSPKAAPRKSRILIADDNATNVELLEVYLSDLDCDTAIAVDGRDTLEKVAQFRPDLILLDIMMPKLSGFEVAKQLKGDPTTRGVMILMVTALNELGDIERAVNSGADDFLSKPVNKMELLKRVENMLRLRHVTDELERLRQYIETMEDSVGPKK
- a CDS encoding c-type cytochrome, which codes for MCFASALCLLILLTAGSAMAAEAPRLELQPGDHISLIGGGLPERMQHDGWLETLIQQRFPKHQLSFRNLGFNGDEVKMRRRSARFGTPEEWLTRTKTNVVLAFFGYSESFAGQSGLAQFKEELTQFIQETKGAKYDGKSAPRLIVFSPIAHEDLKDRNLPDGRENNQRLALYTQAMAEVCKSQGVPFVDLFHATQAAYPKSGEHRTINGIHLNSRGNEAVARIIDQALFGEPTANSEPTALARLRQAVLDKNFHWFMRYRTVDGYSVFGLRADLKFVDGQTNLEVAQREMEVLDVMTANRDARVWAVAAGSDLQVDDSNTPPFIPVVTNKPGPLPGGKHVFLGGKESLAKMTVANGLAVNLFASEELFPELVNPVQMSWDTAGRLWVAVWPTYPHWKPKEPMNDKLLIFSDTDGDGQADRCDTYADHLHCPTGFEFYNGGVLIAQQPNLMYLKDTDGDGKADLRERVLGALDSADTHHAANSFVLDPGGAVYFQEGTFHQTQVERPQGPTERCANAGVYRYSPRLQKFEVYVTFGFANPHGHVFDRWGQDIVVDGTGSQPYHAALFSGRLEYPHKHAAPPQVYQQRTRPCPGMEILSSKHFPDEMQGNLLVGNVIGFQGILQYKLSDDGASFSAVEAEPLLSSTDPNFRPSDMKVGPDGAIYFLDWHNPIIGHMQHNLRDPSRDREHGRVYRVTAKDRPLSPPIKIAGEPIARLLDVLKEPEDRVRYRARIELAARDSDEVIRAAKDWLAKLDTADPNYEHHRLEGLWLHQSHNVIDPELLAAVLASKDFRARAAATRVLCYWRDGISDALERLKTLAADPHPRVRLEAVRAASFFPQAEAVEVALVSADQPTDRYLDFVRGETMKALSPYVKEAIAQGRRIEFTTPAGSRYFLRNVSTDDLLKLDRTTDVARELLFRPGVRDEHRLAGLKTLATAQQQDEGAALIEAIRALDTPDDIADDSVLFDLARLLTDRDSATLSRLRAEIEKLATTGKHALTRQLGLAALVASDADAGPTWQLASRSPAALLDLATAMPLIRNPNQRAALYPQVAALVDGLPGELADSAAKTPNIRYVRIELPGRERTLTLAEVEVLSGGKNIARSGKASQSSTAHGGEASRGIDGKKSSVYGAGGQTHTEENTPNPWWEVDLGSPSPVESIVVFNRADGDLGKRLEGFTAQGLNDQRQVVFQQTDLPAKPRIELAIGAGSLESAIRRAAMNAMTTVRGQEAAAFRSISRFVADDQERPAALASLLKIPTDEWPVAEAPALIDGVLAYLAKLPTADRTTPAALDAVQLGDRLSSLLPSEQGQEARRKLGELGVKVLRLGTVTDQMRYDQDQLVVQAGRPVEIIFDNGDIMPHNLVITEPGAMEEVGVLAESGATQPGAAARHYVPESNKILLASRLLAPRESQRLAFTAPTRPGVYAYVCTYPGHWRRMYGSLYVVENLEEYLVDPETYVAAHQLAPIDPLLKFNRPRKEWKFDELAESIEPLEGRSFASGKHLFQVATCIACHKLEGAGQELGPDLAKLDPKKTTADVLKSLLEPSEKIEDKYASYTFELDSGQVLTGMILEVTGDTVKVIENPLAKAEPRELAKSEIVQRSRASSSIMPKGLLDKLTHEEILDLLAYVRSGGNKEHTSFGAGHHGHSH